TGCTCGAAGTTCCAGTTGGTCTGGGCGATGTCCGTGTGATCGACATGAACGGAAACACGGTTGCTTTCGAGCGCCCGGAGCGTGGGTTGATTCAGTTGCTTGTTGGACACGATCCCGTGTATGTCGAGGGGGTTGATGTCGATCTCGCAACATTTCGTTCGACCTTTGCTGTTGAACCACCCGAACTCGACGCAAGATCAGCAGAGCAGCCTGTCAGGATTACCTTTGCAAACACGTGGGACAGGCCGGTCGCAGGCCGGATTCGTGTGATCTCGCCCGGAGGTTTTCGTGAGGATGGGTCGCGCGATCGATCATGGGAAATTGAGCCGCGCGTTCATGCCTTTGCGCTTGAACCCGGTGAATTGGGATCAGTGCTGATGGCAGTTCGCAGGCGTATTGGTGTTGCAACCGGACAGCAGGAGTTCGATATTGCGATCGAGGTGCAGTCCGATGCTGGCGAACGCACACTCAGACATGTCCTGCCGTTCCGGGTCGGGTTGAGTTCGATAGACCTTGCCGCGTCGCATGTAAAAACACTTCGAGGCGATGCTGTGGCAGTTGAGACAACAAACATCTCAAACGACCCTGTCAGTGTCGTGCTGACAGCATCAATACCGGGTCAGTCGCGCCACCGTGTGTACATTGCCAATCTCATGCCGGGCGAAGTAACTGTGCGGGAGTTCACACTTCCTGAAAAGGTTGTGGGCAGTGTGTCGGTCTCAGCAACAGTTGTGGGCGATCAGGGAATGCTGACCAGTATCGTGGAGCTCGACAAAGACCTGCAAGCCTCGACACAGCAACCTCTTCTAGCAGTTGAGCCGGACGATTCCTGAGCGCGCACTGCAGCGTAGCAATCACCTATGATGCGGGATGAAAACCCGACTCAATAATCATTGCTTTTCAGCTTTATATGTTGTGGTATTCGCGTGTGCTGGTAACGCGACGATCGCACAGACGCCTGCACTGTCTCCGGTGAGCGAGATCTTTGCCCTGCAATCCTCAGAAAACGCGACGCTGACAGATGTCCAGACCGAGCTTCTGTCGTATGCCGACGCACACGACACAGCAGAGGTGCGGTTCGCACTTGGAGCTTGTGAGTTTCTGATGTCTGTTGAACGAGGACTTCAGGACATGTACAGGTCCGGCTTTGGGTCGCCGGTCATCGATGCAAACTCGTTTGTGTCGCGAAGCCCGCTGTCTGTTTTCCAGAATCTTGACCCGATCGAAGTGTCACCAGCACTTGTACGAGCATCGATTGCTGGCAGAGTTATAGAACTCGCTGGTGCTGAAACAATGCTCGGCTTGGTGGATGAGAGGCCCGGCGATGCGATTGCGCTGACGGTTGATGTCCTTGCAATACGATTTGATATCAATGGAGACGGTGTTGCGCGTGAGCACGAATCGGTCGGCTGGTTTGTTGATGAGTACGGCCCACAAGGCAGATGGGATCCTGAGACGAACCAGTATGTTGAGTATGACTGGTCGTCACCACGATACGTCACATTCGATCGTGGCGATGTCGATTGGCTTCGAGGGTACTGCCACATCCTGATGGCTGCAGGTGACTTTGTTCTTGCCCATGACTTTGCCGATTGGTTTGAACGAACAGGGCACGTGTTCTTCGCAAAGGTCGACACGAAGTACGAGTTTCTTGTTGGCAACGCCGTGTTCTTTCCCGGTGTCGTTTCTGACAGGGACGCACCATTCGACATCATGGACCTGATTGTGTTGCTGACACAGATCGACTGGGCGGTGTCAGAACCGAGGCGTTTGGAGTCTTGTCGTCAGCATCTCATCAGTGCGACACAGCATTCGCGAGCCATGTGGAACCACTATCTGGCCGAGACAGACAACGCCAACGAGTGGATACCGAATCCGGATCAGGATGCAGCCTTGACCACCATTCAGGTGACCGGCGAGATGCCGGAGCAGTGGGATGCTCTGATGAGTCAGATCGAGAAGGTGCTCGAAGGAGAACTGCTGCTTCCCTTCTGGCGGAACGCACCAGAGCGGGGGTTCAACTTCAAGCGGGCACTGCTTGAGCACGATCGATTGAACCCGTGGTATTGGCTGCAAGGTTCTGCGGCTGCACCGTACCTTGAGAAAGGAAACATTGCCGAGCCCGAGTTGTGGCGCGAGATGGCGCGCCCGTTCGAAGGGGAGATGTTCCGATTCGGATTTTGGTTCAACTGATGCAGATGCCAGTGGTTACGGGCAGCCTGCGCTGTACTCGTTGCCGAAGCAAATGTAATCGAACACGTTGAACAACTGGTTGCCATCGCAGTCGGCGTACGGATCGTTTGCGCTGTACGCGTTGCCGAAGCAGATGTAATCAAAGATGTTCAGCGTTCCTGAGTGGTCACAATCCGCGTAACAGGTGGAATCGACCTCCCATGTTGCCATCGCATTGGCTTGCTGGTATCCCAGCGGCAGGATTGGTCCGTTGGAAATCAGTTCCCCCTGCGAGCCGAGCGTGAATGCATAGATACCCCAGTTGCTGTCAAGCGTCGAGTTGTCCGAGATCAGCACAGTGGGGAATCCGTCGACCATCATGGTCTGGATGTCGCCAAGGGTACCTTGGGTGCCGACATCGAACGTTGTCCCGGTGTATGTGAGTTCACCGTTCGTGCCGATCGCGAATGTCCGCGCGGTTGCGTCAGATCCGTGACCACAGATAACAAACTGTGAATCAGGTGAGATCGCAATGTCTGCTGGCGAGTTGCCGGGAGATTGTGTTGGTGTGCTCGCCGCGGGAGTCAGGGCGCCGGACGAATCCACACTGAACCCGTTGATGCTGTGGCCACCGTTCGATATTCCGCCGGTGGAGTATGCCCAGCGACCGTTCGGAGATACAACAATTTCGAGTGAGTAGGCCGGAGATGTAAACGATGCTCCAAGGCTGGTGAGTGTGCCGTTGGAGGCGATTGACCATGGCTCTACTTTTCTTGGTTCGTTGGAGTCCTGCGTGTACAGAACATCCAGCGTTGGATGTGCGAAGAGGTACGTGCAGAATCCGCCAGTGACCTCGCGGTCGCGTTCCGTGAGCGTGAGTGTTGGGCCAGAATCATCAAGGTCGTAGATCCCGACATCGTTCGGCAGGCTCAGGTCGGACTGGATCACCGCAAG
Above is a genomic segment from Phycisphaeraceae bacterium containing:
- a CDS encoding beta-propeller fold lactonase family protein; its protein translation is MIRSHRSVYTSSRSNGFVMLSCGLAASAALGQSTVPAVFVANNGNLVGAVTSLGFDSNRYPVILDSLLIQERPSGSPSVPGTNAYEISLSTDGKYLAVTHATAATVTEQLTIIRVNPDATMEIAGIFQVPDSPLDVVWLGDRRLAVIQSDLSLPNDVGIYDLDDSGPTLTLTERDREVTGGFCTYLFAHPTLDVLYTQDSNEPRKVEPWSIASNGTLTSLGASFTSPAYSLEIVVSPNGRWAYSTGGISNGGHSINGFSVDSSGALTPAASTPTQSPGNSPADIAISPDSQFVICGHGSDATARTFAIGTNGELTYTGTTFDVGTQGTLGDIQTMMVDGFPTVLISDNSTLDSNWGIYAFTLGSQGELISNGPILPLGYQQANAMATWEVDSTCYADCDHSGTLNIFDYICFGNAYSANDPYADCDGNQLFNVFDYICFGNEYSAGCP